In one Flavobacteriales bacterium genomic region, the following are encoded:
- a CDS encoding T9SS type A sorting domain-containing protein: protein MIGRYARIALLGAALTASGSARSQCANDNTYWQTTTPACPGSTVASTCLFGGEYQLINVVAGNTYTFSTCGTTTWDTQITLYNNAGGGFLGYNDDACGVQSSVTWTATFTGQLRVLIDAFPCLPNASCATLTVGCTAPVTPPPGGCVYYLNLYDSFGDGWGSSFVSVSINGGPATNYTVAGSANSIPIPVTPGAVIVLTYNNSGPWQGENSYSLTLGGSAVFNSGTPPVAGLAYAGTLTCVPPPAPPEDCVGSITICNGQSFNNTTTNTGNVADLTLTTAGCLGALERQGTWYNFTPSSSGQIGFTINPADPLDDYDFAIWGPFPPGSTPSSICPPLSAPLRCSFAAPPGATGLNFSATDLSETPLGDKWVRYLDVTVGQVYLLYISNFSQSGLAFSLDWNLQGGASLDCTILGAELMGPHAADQPDHVDVHWTTLSEGGTARFVVERAATGTAFAPVGELAATGSAHHSAEYRFVDPAPLAGLNRYRLRLIHADGSFAYSSEAAVVHGRLVAEATVRPNPAQGQATVAFQSAAEAEGTVELFDPAGRLRHSQRLLAQPGYNEAALPLAGLAEGAYTVRITVGGAPVHLRLAVVR from the coding sequence ATGATCGGACGTTACGCCCGCATTGCCCTCCTCGGCGCCGCGCTCACCGCCTCCGGCTCGGCCCGCAGCCAGTGCGCCAACGACAACACCTACTGGCAGACCACCACCCCGGCCTGCCCCGGCAGCACCGTGGCCAGCACCTGCCTCTTCGGCGGGGAGTACCAGCTCATCAACGTGGTGGCCGGCAACACCTACACCTTCAGCACCTGCGGCACCACCACCTGGGACACCCAGATCACCCTCTACAACAACGCCGGCGGCGGTTTCCTCGGCTACAACGATGACGCCTGCGGCGTGCAGAGCAGCGTCACCTGGACGGCCACCTTCACCGGCCAGCTGCGCGTGCTCATCGATGCCTTCCCCTGCCTGCCCAACGCCTCCTGCGCCACCCTTACCGTGGGCTGCACCGCCCCCGTGACGCCTCCGCCCGGCGGCTGCGTGTACTACCTCAACCTCTACGACAGCTTCGGCGACGGCTGGGGCAGCTCCTTCGTGAGCGTGAGCATCAACGGCGGGCCCGCCACCAACTACACCGTGGCCGGCAGCGCCAACTCCATCCCCATCCCCGTCACCCCCGGCGCGGTAATCGTGCTCACCTACAACAACTCCGGCCCCTGGCAGGGCGAGAACTCCTACAGCCTCACCCTGGGCGGCAGCGCCGTGTTCAACTCCGGCACCCCGCCCGTGGCCGGCCTCGCCTATGCCGGCACCCTCACCTGCGTGCCGCCGCCCGCCCCGCCCGAGGACTGCGTGGGCTCCATCACCATCTGCAACGGGCAGAGCTTCAACAACACCACCACCAACACCGGCAACGTTGCCGACCTCACCCTCACCACCGCCGGCTGCCTCGGCGCGCTGGAGCGGCAGGGCACCTGGTACAACTTCACCCCCAGCAGCAGCGGCCAGATCGGCTTCACGATCAACCCCGCCGACCCGCTCGACGATTACGACTTCGCCATCTGGGGCCCCTTCCCGCCCGGCAGCACCCCCAGCAGCATCTGTCCGCCGCTGAGCGCCCCCCTGCGCTGCTCCTTCGCCGCGCCCCCCGGCGCCACCGGCCTCAACTTCAGCGCCACCGACCTCTCCGAGACCCCCCTCGGCGACAAGTGGGTGCGCTACCTCGATGTCACCGTGGGGCAGGTGTACCTGCTCTACATCAGCAATTTCTCCCAGAGCGGACTGGCCTTCAGCCTCGATTGGAACCTGCAGGGCGGCGCCTCGCTCGACTGCACCATCCTGGGCGCTGAGCTCATGGGCCCCCATGCCGCCGACCAGCCGGACCACGTGGATGTGCACTGGACCACCCTCAGCGAAGGCGGCACCGCCCGCTTCGTGGTGGAGCGCGCCGCCACCGGCACCGCCTTCGCCCCCGTGGGCGAGCTCGCCGCCACCGGCAGCGCGCACCACAGCGCCGAATACCGCTTCGTGGACCCCGCACCCCTCGCCGGCCTCAACCGCTACCGCCTGCGGCTGATCCACGCCGACGGCTCCTTCGCCTACAGCAGCGAGGCAGCCGTGGTGCACGGACGGCTCGTGGCAGAAGCCACCGTGCGCCCCAACCCCGCCCAAGGCCAGGCCACGGTAGCCTTCCAATCCGCCGCCGAAGCCGAGGGCACCGTGGAGCTCTTCGACCCCGCAGGCCGCCTGCGCCACAGCCAGCGCCTGCTGGCCCAGCCCGGCTACAACGAAGCCGCCCTGCCCCTGGCGGGATTGGCCGAGGGCGCCTACACCGTGCGCATCACCGTGGGCGGCGCTCCGGTGCACCTGCGCCTGGCCGTGGTGCGCTGA